The following are encoded together in the Paraburkholderia sp. BL10I2N1 genome:
- a CDS encoding SRPBCC family protein, producing the protein MAETFESKAISIQIERSMQEVYDFMAPPASFARWASGLGKPLSHDGPVWIFEGETGPAKVRFTERNAYGVLDHYVLLPDGTEIYAPMRVIANGTGSEVLFTLFRLPGMDDEKFAADAAWVLRDLQALKNLLEAM; encoded by the coding sequence ATGGCAGAGACTTTTGAATCGAAAGCGATCAGCATCCAGATTGAGCGCAGTATGCAGGAGGTGTACGACTTCATGGCACCGCCTGCTTCGTTCGCGCGCTGGGCCTCCGGTCTCGGCAAACCGCTCAGTCACGACGGGCCGGTGTGGATCTTCGAAGGCGAAACAGGTCCGGCGAAGGTTCGCTTCACCGAACGCAACGCGTATGGCGTGCTCGATCACTACGTCCTGTTACCGGACGGCACCGAGATTTACGCTCCGATGCGCGTGATCGCGAATGGCACGGGCAGCGAAGTGCTGTTCACGCTGTTTCGATTGCCGGGAATGGACGACGAGAAATTCGCCGCAGACGCAGCCTGGGTCCTGCGTGATCTGCAGGCGCTAAAGAATCTGCTCGAAGCGATGTGA
- a CDS encoding DeoR/GlpR family DNA-binding transcription regulator, whose product MLTSQRKQLILEALTRDGQVVAKSLSAEFGVSEDTVRRDLRELAADGRLQRVHGGALPSSPAAVDLAGRQGIGSAAKAAIGRAAAQMIAPGQIAIVDGGTTAVQLARHLPRDLRATIVTHSPSVAVELADHAALDVILIGGRLFRHSMVAVGAAAVEALSHIRADLYFMGVTGVHPVAGFSTGDLEEAYVKRALAARAAETVVLASAEKLNAASAFMIAEISAASAIVVEKETPESLTAPLEALGVAIVRA is encoded by the coding sequence GTGCTCACGTCGCAAAGAAAGCAGTTGATCCTCGAGGCGCTGACACGCGATGGCCAAGTCGTCGCCAAATCGTTGAGTGCGGAATTTGGCGTGTCGGAGGACACGGTGCGGCGCGATCTGCGCGAGCTTGCCGCCGACGGACGGTTGCAGCGGGTGCATGGCGGCGCGCTGCCGTCGTCGCCAGCGGCGGTTGATCTCGCGGGGCGGCAGGGCATCGGGTCGGCAGCGAAGGCGGCCATCGGCAGGGCCGCTGCGCAGATGATCGCGCCAGGCCAGATCGCCATCGTCGACGGCGGCACGACGGCCGTACAACTGGCGAGGCATCTGCCCCGCGATCTGCGTGCGACTATCGTCACTCACAGCCCGAGTGTCGCCGTCGAACTGGCTGATCACGCGGCGTTGGACGTCATCCTGATCGGCGGCCGCCTGTTCCGGCATTCGATGGTGGCAGTCGGCGCGGCGGCGGTTGAAGCGCTCAGCCACATTCGTGCGGACCTGTACTTCATGGGTGTGACCGGTGTGCATCCCGTTGCAGGGTTCAGCACCGGCGATCTCGAAGAGGCTTACGTCAAGCGCGCGCTGGCGGCGCGCGCGGCGGAGACGGTCGTGCTGGCGTCGGCGGAAAAACTCAATGCGGCGTCGGCGTTCATGATCGCGGAGATTTCGGCGGCGAGCGCGATCGTCGTGGAGAAGGAAACACCGGAGTCGTTGACTGCGCCGCTCGAAGCACTGGGCGTGGCGATTGTCCGCGCGTGA
- a CDS encoding NUDIX domain-containing protein, with product MNETANRVRIVNVEVLSDDWYVLKKTTFDFQRADGTWQRQSRETYDRGNGATLLLYDPERRTVVLTRQFRLPVFVNGHDGMLIEAPGGLLEAASPEARIRAEVEEETGYLVHAVRKVFEAYMSPGSVTEKLFFFVAQYDPASRVSRGGGVAAEGEDIEVLELPVEEALAMVRRGDIADGKTIMLLQYAALHLFAD from the coding sequence ATGAACGAAACTGCCAACCGCGTGCGTATCGTCAACGTCGAAGTGCTATCGGACGACTGGTACGTGCTGAAGAAAACCACCTTCGATTTCCAGCGCGCAGACGGCACCTGGCAGCGCCAGAGCCGTGAGACGTACGACCGGGGCAACGGCGCAACGCTGCTGCTCTACGATCCAGAGCGGCGCACGGTCGTCTTGACACGGCAGTTTCGCCTGCCGGTTTTCGTCAACGGACATGATGGCATGCTGATCGAAGCGCCCGGGGGTTTGCTCGAAGCCGCCTCGCCGGAAGCACGGATTCGCGCCGAGGTCGAAGAGGAAACCGGCTACCTCGTGCATGCCGTGCGGAAAGTCTTTGAGGCCTACATGAGCCCGGGGTCGGTGACGGAGAAACTGTTCTTTTTCGTCGCGCAGTACGATCCGGCTTCGCGGGTAAGCCGGGGCGGCGGCGTGGCTGCCGAGGGAGAGGACATCGAGGTGCTTGAACTGCCTGTCGAAGAAGCACTTGCCATGGTGCGGCGTGGCGACATCGCCGATGGAAAGACCATCATGCTGCTGCAATACGCCGCACTGCATCTGTTCGCAGACTGA
- a CDS encoding porin: MKKQIFALAALTAFAVPVFAQSSVTLYGVIDEGLNYTNNAAGHSAYQMQSGYAQGSRFGLKGAEDLGGGLKAIFTLENGFDLNSGKLGQGSRMFGRQAFVGLSDDKYGTITFGRQYDSLVDYLAQTTANGNWGGYLLSHPYDNDNTDNSFRVNNTVKYASPDFSGFQFGGTYSLSNDTNFANNRQYSVGAQYTLDGLLVAASYLQANNPGLTSGGAIATNDANFLSERLRIFGGGVNYTFGSTTLGFVYTNSTVTNPAATDTSAYIGSITPPNGGTLSALKYQNFEVNAKYQFTPAFFVGGQYVYTTSSFESSTGTPKPKYHTLGLMADYNISKRTDFYAQVAYQHVAGDETGTVLDNAFIPGAADVSSTRNQVAVRLAMRHKF; the protein is encoded by the coding sequence ATGAAAAAACAGATCTTTGCCCTCGCTGCATTGACCGCATTTGCCGTCCCCGTCTTCGCACAAAGCAGTGTCACGCTGTACGGTGTGATCGATGAAGGTCTCAACTATACGAACAACGCAGCCGGTCACAGTGCATACCAGATGCAAAGTGGTTACGCGCAAGGCAGCCGCTTTGGTCTGAAGGGCGCGGAAGATCTCGGTGGCGGCCTGAAAGCGATTTTCACACTTGAAAACGGCTTCGATCTGAATAGCGGCAAACTGGGCCAGGGCAGCCGCATGTTCGGCCGTCAGGCATTCGTGGGCCTGTCGGACGACAAGTACGGTACGATCACGTTCGGCCGTCAGTACGATTCGCTCGTCGACTATCTCGCTCAGACGACGGCAAACGGTAACTGGGGTGGTTACCTTTTGTCGCATCCGTACGATAACGACAACACCGACAACTCGTTCCGCGTGAACAACACGGTCAAGTACGCGAGCCCGGACTTCTCCGGCTTCCAGTTCGGTGGCACGTATAGCCTCAGCAACGACACGAACTTCGCGAACAACCGTCAGTACAGCGTGGGCGCACAGTACACGCTCGACGGATTGCTGGTCGCGGCCTCGTACCTGCAGGCGAACAACCCGGGCCTGACCTCGGGCGGCGCAATCGCAACCAACGATGCGAACTTCCTGTCCGAACGTCTGCGTATTTTCGGCGGCGGCGTGAACTACACGTTCGGCAGCACAACGCTTGGCTTCGTCTACACGAACTCGACCGTCACGAACCCGGCAGCGACGGATACGTCGGCCTACATCGGCTCGATCACGCCGCCGAACGGCGGCACGCTGTCGGCGCTCAAGTACCAGAACTTCGAAGTGAACGCGAAGTACCAGTTCACGCCGGCGTTCTTCGTAGGCGGTCAATACGTGTACACGACGTCGTCATTCGAATCGTCGACGGGCACACCGAAGCCGAAGTACCACACGTTGGGTCTGATGGCCGACTACAACATCTCGAAGCGCACGGACTTCTATGCTCAGGTTGCATATCAGCACGTTGCGGGCGACGAGACCGGCACGGTGCTGGACAACGCGTTCATCCCGGGTGCCGCCGACGTCTCGTCGACGCGTAACCAGGTTGCAGTCCGCCTCGCCATGCGCCACAAGTTCTAA
- a CDS encoding winged helix-turn-helix domain-containing protein produces the protein MKADLIERYAANLHGVLSCFDRILITGTLPGACYAAGMTSFLNANGIRLFDYARFAEPLRERIRVRAQEVCAAAGIEIEHVNKSHIRKEDLVARVLQGRGDAPGLVHVISAMEACPSYKPWHDKSSGKTYLRPETGKCLHYYFYFIDDELGLCYLRVPTWAPFGLQFYCNGHGAVARALKREGIGFVQADNAFLRIADMDRAQAIADALSPDMLHERLDRYAQWLCPVLDVFGQTYHWSLRQAEYSTDLMFRSQQTLVPLYDVLSRQAVLAAHAGKVAGFLGKKVTPQLAQEIGSRLSTRIEGRCIKHHMGVASVKVYDKFSHVLRIETTINDVSFFKHHRKVEHRNGQSTYELAALRKTIYSLFDLREIMLGCNQRYLAFLSSLDDPSAGERDLQRLSQSRVGSNERRVKGLNFFNGGEQALLRALQRGEFNVHGLRRADLARHVDMSAPVLSRQLSRLRTLGLIKKVAHTYRYYLTRLGRAAIAAACSLTRFNIVPILAAAH, from the coding sequence ATGAAGGCCGATCTGATTGAGCGTTACGCGGCGAATTTGCACGGCGTGCTGTCGTGCTTTGACCGAATCCTGATCACGGGCACGCTGCCTGGCGCGTGCTACGCAGCGGGCATGACGAGTTTTCTGAACGCCAACGGCATTCGCCTATTCGACTACGCCAGGTTCGCCGAACCGCTGCGCGAACGCATCCGTGTGCGCGCGCAAGAGGTCTGCGCTGCCGCCGGCATCGAGATTGAGCACGTCAACAAGAGCCACATCCGCAAGGAAGATCTGGTGGCACGCGTGCTGCAGGGGCGTGGCGATGCACCCGGGCTGGTGCACGTCATCTCGGCGATGGAGGCCTGCCCGAGCTACAAGCCGTGGCACGACAAGAGCAGCGGCAAGACCTACCTGCGCCCCGAGACGGGCAAGTGTCTGCACTACTACTTCTACTTCATCGATGACGAACTCGGGCTGTGCTACCTCAGGGTCCCGACCTGGGCACCGTTCGGCTTGCAGTTCTACTGCAATGGCCACGGCGCCGTGGCCCGTGCGCTCAAGCGCGAGGGCATCGGGTTCGTGCAGGCCGACAACGCCTTTTTGCGCATTGCCGATATGGACCGTGCACAGGCCATCGCCGACGCGCTGAGCCCCGATATGCTGCATGAGCGACTGGACCGCTACGCGCAGTGGCTGTGCCCGGTGCTCGACGTGTTCGGCCAGACCTACCACTGGAGCCTGCGGCAGGCCGAGTATTCCACTGACCTGATGTTCCGCAGCCAACAGACGCTGGTGCCGCTGTACGACGTGCTGTCGCGTCAGGCGGTGCTGGCCGCGCACGCCGGGAAAGTAGCCGGCTTCCTGGGCAAGAAGGTCACGCCGCAATTGGCGCAGGAGATCGGCTCGCGGCTGTCCACCCGCATCGAGGGACGCTGCATCAAGCACCATATGGGCGTTGCCAGCGTCAAGGTTTACGACAAGTTCTCCCATGTGTTGCGGATAGAAACCACCATCAACGACGTGAGCTTCTTCAAACACCACCGCAAGGTGGAACACAGGAATGGCCAAAGCACCTACGAACTCGCAGCGTTGAGGAAAACCATCTACAGCCTGTTCGACCTGCGCGAGATCATGCTGGGCTGCAACCAGCGCTACCTCGCGTTTTTGTCGAGTCTGGATGACCCCAGCGCAGGTGAGCGCGACCTTCAACGTTTGAGCCAGTCCCGCGTGGGCAGTAATGAGCGCAGGGTCAAAGGACTCAACTTCTTCAACGGCGGCGAGCAAGCACTGCTGCGTGCCTTGCAGCGCGGCGAGTTCAACGTGCATGGCCTGCGCCGTGCCGATCTGGCCAGGCATGTGGACATGAGCGCCCCGGTGCTGTCCCGACAGCTCTCGCGACTGCGCACACTCGGCTTGATCAAGAAGGTGGCCCATACCTACCGCTACTACCTCACGCGTCTGGGCCGCGCCGCCATCGCTGCTGCCTGTTCTCTCACCCGTTTCAACATCGTTCCAATTCTGGCCGCAGCACACTGA
- a CDS encoding GFA family protein — translation MLRTYPGGCHCQLVRFEARIDFSDGTVKCNCSFCSRLRFWHVKVRREEFRLLSSEIALAEYQGKNPVAHHPFCKRCGVHVFDRVDMPN, via the coding sequence ATGCTGCGGACATACCCTGGAGGTTGCCATTGCCAATTGGTGAGGTTTGAAGCTCGGATTGATTTCAGCGATGGTACGGTGAAATGCAATTGCAGCTTCTGCAGCAGACTGCGGTTCTGGCACGTCAAAGTTCGTCGGGAAGAGTTTCGTCTTCTTTCCAGTGAAATCGCACTTGCGGAATATCAGGGCAAAAACCCGGTAGCACATCATCCGTTTTGTAAGCGGTGCGGCGTCCACGTATTTGACCGCGTGGATATGCCAAACTGA
- a CDS encoding IS3 family transposase (programmed frameshift), which yields MNKSNKFSAEVRESAVRMVQEHRGEYPSQWAAIESIAPKIGCTSQTLLGWVKRNEVDGDEREGVTTSERERLKALERENRELRRANEILKLASAFFGPGGARPPPEILKAFIDQHRDTFGVEPICKVLRIAPSGYQRHAAQLRDPSRRCIRAIRDERLPPEIKRVWQANMQVYGADKVWKQMNRERIAVARCTVERLMKQLGLRGVMRGKRVRTTVPDAIAPRPLDRVNRQFKATRPNQLWVSDFTYVSTWQGWLYVAFVVDVFARRIVGWRVSSSMTTDFVLDALEQALYARRPGGDGTLIHHSDRGSQYVSIRYSERLAEAGIEPSVGSRGDSYDNALAETINGLYKAELIHRRTWKTRESVELATLEWVAWFNHHRLMEPLGYIPPAEAEANYYRQLETAAAEPALT from the exons ATGAACAAGTCGAACAAATTTTCTGCTGAAGTCCGGGAAAGTGCAGTGCGCATGGTGCAAGAGCATCGCGGCGAGTATCCGTCCCAGTGGGCGGCGATCGAATCCATCGCCCCCAAGATCGGCTGTACGAGCCAGACATTGCTGGGGTGGGTCAAACGGAATGAAGTCGATGGCGACGAGCGTGAGGGCGTGACTACGTCCGAACGCGAACGCCTTAAGGCACTGGAACGCGAGAACAGGGAACTGCGCCGTGCCAACGAGATTCTGAAGCTGGCGAGCGCGTTTTTCG GCCCAGGCGGAGCTCGACCGCCGCCTGAAATCCTGAAGGCCTTCATCGATCAGCATCGCGACACCTTCGGGGTCGAGCCGATCTGCAAGGTCTTGCGGATTGCCCCGTCTGGCTACCAGCGCCATGCCGCGCAGCTTCGTGATCCGTCGCGGCGCTGTATTCGCGCAATACGCGATGAACGTCTGCCGCCGGAGATCAAGCGTGTCTGGCAGGCCAACATGCAGGTCTACGGTGCGGATAAAGTCTGGAAGCAGATGAACCGGGAGCGTATCGCGGTGGCTCGCTGCACGGTTGAACGGTTGATGAAGCAACTGGGTCTGCGCGGTGTGATGCGAGGCAAGCGTGTTCGCACGACCGTTCCTGACGCCATAGCCCCTCGTCCGCTGGATCGGGTCAATCGCCAGTTCAAGGCGACACGGCCGAACCAGCTCTGGGTTTCGGATTTCACCTACGTTTCGACGTGGCAAGGCTGGCTGTATGTGGCGTTCGTGGTTGACGTGTTCGCCCGCCGCATCGTCGGCTGGCGCGTCAGCTCATCGATGACCACGGACTTCGTTCTGGATGCACTTGAACAGGCGCTTTACGCGCGGCGCCCGGGCGGCGACGGAACGTTGATACACCACTCGGACAGAGGGTCCCAATACGTCAGCATTCGCTACAGCGAACGGCTGGCTGAAGCGGGCATCGAACCGTCGGTCGGCAGCCGGGGCGACAGCTATGACAACGCCTTGGCTGAAACGATCAACGGCTTGTACAAGGCTGAACTGATTCATCGCCGCACCTGGAAAACGCGAGAATCCGTTGAACTGGCAACGCTGGAATGGGTGGCCTGGTTCAATCATCATCGATTGATGGAACCCCTCGGCTATATCCCGCCCGCTGAAGCTGAGGCAAACTACTATCGGCAACTTGAAACAGCTGCCGCTGAACCGGCATTAACTTAA
- a CDS encoding transposase family protein has protein sequence MDQGIPSHDTFGRVFAALNPKQFEACFIRWMSRLFPALASAQSEAVRGLLHSLDESPVPGFSQSGRGDPPRGLPSGRALLLKGAIVTPGPSSWLVNCRLCSLAFPS, from the coding sequence TTGGACCAGGGCATCCCCTCCCACGACACATTCGGTCGCGTCTTCGCGGCGCTCAATCCGAAGCAGTTCGAGGCTTGCTTCATTCGCTGGATGAGTCGCCTGTTCCCGGCTTTAGCCAGCGCTCAATCCGAAGCAGTTCGAGGCTTGCTTCATTCGCTGGATGAGTCGCCTGTTCCCGGCTTTAGCCAATCAGGTCGTGGCGATCCCCCAAGGGGACTTCCTTCGGGGCGTGCACTGCTGCTCAAGGGCGCGATTGTCACGCCGGGCCCATCGTCCTGGTTGGTAAACTGCAGACTCTGCTCTCTGGCGTTTCCATCGTAG
- a CDS encoding fimbrial protein, with the protein MKKHLLALAIAAVPVFAFASSGNTINFQGEVTDQTCAVSIDGNAASPAVLLPIVASSELAGAGATAEPTKFTIGVTGCMAPTTVAQSIDTVFVGNQVTPSGNLGNTGSATNVALQLLDPAAPSAPFNLSGVNGYAAPGLNLEVGATTASHDFAVQYISEQGGATPGSVLGSVQYAVSYQ; encoded by the coding sequence TTGAAAAAACATCTTCTTGCCCTCGCCATTGCGGCTGTTCCTGTCTTCGCGTTTGCTTCCAGCGGCAACACCATCAACTTCCAGGGCGAAGTGACGGATCAGACGTGCGCGGTTTCGATCGACGGCAATGCTGCCAGCCCGGCCGTGCTGCTGCCTATCGTCGCGTCGTCAGAGTTGGCTGGCGCGGGCGCCACCGCTGAACCGACCAAGTTCACGATTGGCGTGACTGGATGTATGGCTCCGACGACGGTCGCTCAGTCGATCGATACGGTGTTCGTGGGCAACCAGGTCACCCCGAGCGGCAATCTGGGCAACACCGGCAGCGCGACTAACGTTGCCCTGCAACTGCTCGATCCGGCAGCACCGTCTGCGCCGTTCAACCTGAGCGGCGTCAACGGTTATGCCGCACCGGGCCTGAATCTGGAAGTTGGCGCAACGACCGCGTCGCACGACTTCGCTGTTCAGTACATCTCCGAACAAGGCGGCGCAACGCCGGGTTCGGTGCTGGGCAGCGTGCAGTACGCAGTTAGCTACCAGTAA
- a CDS encoding molecular chaperone, translated as MSASRAQDAERPSIRTMFADRRGAPTARGQVRIPRAGWTRLAVRGSRRLARFALAWGALPLAIWSAQAAAGVTPEVSRVVFAAGATEQSLQVFNVNKYPVLVQAWVDDGDINSVPQESKAPIIVLPPVFRMGPGDQTSLRLINSGAPLPEDRESLFWLNLYEIPATPKDRLPDAQTVTVTMRTQVKVFVRPEKLPYSVSEFPRHLVFSLVQASDKLVLKVDNPTPYYATLGAVEVKLANASQQAQADMVAPFSSASFDLDTLHANPGENAKVLFSLIDDDGNPAADERNVAVGP; from the coding sequence GTGTCAGCGTCCCGCGCGCAGGATGCCGAAAGACCGTCGATTCGCACGATGTTTGCGGACCGGCGCGGTGCCCCGACTGCGCGTGGACAGGTACGCATTCCTCGTGCTGGCTGGACACGTCTGGCCGTGCGCGGGTCCCGCCGGTTGGCGCGCTTCGCGCTTGCGTGGGGCGCACTGCCCCTGGCTATATGGAGCGCTCAGGCCGCTGCGGGTGTGACGCCCGAGGTGTCGCGGGTGGTGTTCGCGGCGGGTGCCACTGAACAGTCCCTGCAGGTGTTCAATGTCAACAAGTACCCGGTACTCGTTCAGGCATGGGTGGATGACGGCGACATCAATTCGGTGCCACAGGAGTCGAAGGCACCGATCATCGTGCTGCCGCCTGTTTTTCGCATGGGTCCAGGCGATCAGACGAGTCTGCGCCTCATCAATTCGGGGGCGCCGCTGCCCGAAGATCGCGAGTCCCTGTTCTGGCTCAATCTGTACGAGATTCCGGCAACACCCAAGGACCGGCTACCCGACGCTCAGACGGTGACTGTCACGATGCGCACCCAGGTCAAGGTGTTCGTGCGACCAGAAAAGCTCCCGTATTCCGTGAGCGAGTTCCCCCGGCATCTTGTGTTCTCGCTTGTCCAGGCATCGGACAAGCTTGTGCTGAAGGTTGACAACCCGACACCCTATTACGCAACGCTGGGTGCCGTCGAGGTCAAGCTGGCGAATGCGTCGCAACAAGCCCAGGCTGATATGGTCGCCCCGTTTTCCAGCGCCTCTTTCGATCTCGACACGCTGCATGCCAACCCGGGTGAAAATGCAAAAGTGCTATTTTCCCTGATCGACGATGATGGCAATCCGGCAGCCGATGAACGAAATGTGGCGGTTGGCCCGTAA
- a CDS encoding fimbrial protein: MNRFLNFAWRSPRVSRNGLLATLVVMSSIVVPTHAWAQSTSKGCWKITKLTTNKNSNLYTDPGTVASSWTGSTDGGGKGAYPMTIQINTPPFVPDGTLLASGVAPMVNLGDKGVGGYSPEQVLFRCSPDSAGTMFEYYATNGDNTYAGYTNVSAQSGIPETYETYYTGVVSRVTNMTTGEYVSRYWKATPLTNLDVDSQGWFLVKAKNFSQYKMEFFQCSTCPVHDNTRTGAWAWSQPVAYSAFVGGASGTIIKGNLSVGADSLNHYNGWYGNWPGSINPYGNVTVRRSATCAVTNATPVVNFPSIAIGELNQGGSRQLPITIQMQCQTTKPANLAAFASGTAANQTALGILAPPANAQSATSMGLTTTGSGVSYLLSDGYGTDPGAATGVGVALSRPGGAALNFLTNEYVTAGGTKDGWDPVLNDASANGPASGGMTSYTRTINATFKAFAPRVTPVTTGKFNATAQVVVRVQ; the protein is encoded by the coding sequence ATGAATCGCTTTTTAAACTTCGCCTGGCGTTCGCCCCGGGTGAGTCGAAACGGCCTGCTGGCGACGTTGGTCGTCATGTCGAGCATCGTCGTGCCCACGCACGCCTGGGCCCAGTCCACCTCGAAGGGGTGCTGGAAGATCACGAAGCTTACCACCAATAAGAATTCGAATCTCTACACGGACCCGGGTACCGTTGCCAGTAGCTGGACGGGGTCAACCGATGGGGGGGGGAAAGGCGCCTATCCAATGACCATTCAGATCAACACCCCTCCCTTTGTGCCAGACGGCACGCTGCTCGCAAGCGGCGTGGCGCCCATGGTCAACCTCGGTGATAAAGGCGTTGGGGGCTACAGTCCGGAGCAGGTTCTGTTCCGCTGCTCCCCTGATTCGGCCGGCACCATGTTTGAATACTATGCGACGAACGGCGATAACACATATGCTGGCTACACCAATGTCAGTGCCCAGTCAGGTATCCCGGAAACGTATGAAACCTATTACACGGGGGTCGTGTCCCGAGTAACGAACATGACAACAGGTGAATACGTGTCGCGGTACTGGAAGGCTACGCCCCTTACTAACCTCGATGTCGACAGTCAGGGCTGGTTTCTCGTCAAGGCAAAGAACTTCAGTCAGTACAAGATGGAGTTTTTCCAGTGCAGCACCTGCCCGGTCCATGACAATACTCGCACTGGGGCTTGGGCGTGGTCCCAGCCCGTCGCCTATTCTGCATTTGTTGGCGGCGCCAGTGGCACTATCATCAAGGGTAACCTGTCGGTTGGCGCCGACTCCCTCAATCACTACAACGGCTGGTATGGCAATTGGCCCGGTTCGATCAACCCCTATGGCAATGTAACGGTCAGACGATCCGCCACCTGTGCAGTGACCAATGCAACACCGGTGGTGAATTTCCCGTCGATTGCGATTGGCGAACTGAATCAGGGTGGTTCCAGGCAGTTGCCCATCACAATCCAGATGCAGTGCCAGACCACGAAACCTGCGAACCTGGCGGCTTTCGCGAGCGGAACGGCGGCCAACCAGACCGCGCTGGGCATTCTTGCTCCACCGGCCAATGCACAGAGCGCGACCAGCATGGGCCTGACGACCACGGGAAGTGGCGTGAGCTATCTGCTCTCCGATGGCTACGGAACCGATCCCGGTGCTGCAACCGGCGTGGGTGTGGCATTGTCGAGACCGGGAGGTGCTGCCTTGAACTTCCTCACCAACGAGTACGTCACCGCCGGCGGTACCAAGGATGGCTGGGATCCGGTTTTGAATGATGCATCTGCAAATGGCCCGGCATCTGGCGGCATGACCTCCTATACGCGCACGATCAATGCGACCTTCAAGGCCTTTGCGCCACGAGTGACGCCCGTGACGACAGGGAAGTTTAACGCGACGGCTCAGGTTGTCGTGCGGGTGCAGTAA